Within Epilithonimonas zeae, the genomic segment CACTTCTTTTGATTTTTCCTTCGAATGAGAATCCTGCTTTTGTGTTTCCCCAAGGGTCAGAGTTGATTCCTCCGAAATCTACGTCCAAAGTCACTGGTTTCGTAACGCCGTTGATTGTTAAATTCCCAGTTACATCACCGTTCAAGGTAGTAGCTTCGAAAGTGATTTTCGGGTTGGCTTCTGCATTGAAGAAATCTGCAGATTTCAAATGCGTATCTCTGTCCGCATTATTGGTGAAAATAGAATCTGTATCAATGAAAGCTGAAACTTTTGCGTTCGCAAATGTATCGTCTTCTGCATCGATTTCTGCGTTGAAAGTCGTGAATTCACCTTTTACGTTAGAAATCATCAAGTGTTTTACTTTGAAAGTGATCTCGCTATGTGTTGGGTCTAATAACCATTTAGTTGCCATAATTTTTAATATTTTGTTGTTAATTATGATGCAAATTTAGGCCGACCAGGTTTCCCTCACATTGATGTAAGTTAAGAATTTGAATTGTGATAAAAATTTTGGGCAGCCCGTCAGATTTCCCAGTGCTTATGCCGACGCAAAATCTGCCGGCCGGGCTATCCACTCCTATCTTTTTCGGACACTCCGCTTCGCTCCGTGTCCAAAAAAGGATATCCGCTACTATCCCTGCTGCGGGCGCCATCTCCGATTCACCATTTCTCCGTCAAATATTTCCAATATCTTTTCGGGACGTGCTGAATGTGAAGCTTAGTGTTTTTCCTTTCTTTAATATTGGTTTTCGTAAAATAGCTTTGCCAGAGCTTCTGGTATTTTTTTTCTTCGTCGTGGAATTTTTCCTGATACTGGTTTAAATCTAATTTTTCATCGGGATAAAAAAAGTCGCAGTTTTCCAAATCGTAGAACAATCCGTAATGTCTCCGAAGATCATAGATCATCCATTTTTGATCGGCATATCGGTCTTTGAAATGTTTTCTGATTAAAGGCAAAACATTGAAATCCGGGTCTATCTTCGCGAAATAAATATCATCCTGCATTTTCTCGAACCTTATAAAAGCGGTCATCCTGTGTCTTTCCCGACTGACGGATTTGCAGATTTTAGCGATTTTCAGAATGTCATCGTTGGCAAAATTTTGAAGAATGTTTTCGTTTGGATGTTTGATGGATTGTTTTATGGCAGAAAAAATCAA encodes:
- a CDS encoding YceI family protein, whose protein sequence is MATKWLLDPTHSEITFKVKHLMISNVKGEFTTFNAEIDAEDDTFANAKVSAFIDTDSIFTNNADRDTHLKSADFFNAEANPKITFEATTLNGDVTGNLTINGVTKPVTLDVDFGGINSDPWGNTKAGFSFEGKIKRSDFGLTWNAALETGGVMVSEEVKIAGELQFVKQ
- a CDS encoding TIGR03915 family putative DNA repair protein translates to MTTLLYDGTFDGLFTAIFEVFEYRYQDVEIRNRENFQQENMFAEIHEVVTQQEKSERVFNKLEKSIGKSGINDLLRVYLSEDLELEQLIFSAIKQSIKHPNENILQNFANDDILKIAKICKSVSRERHRMTAFIRFEKMQDDIYFAKIDPDFNVLPLIRKHFKDRYADQKWMIYDLRRHYGLFYDLENCDFFYPDEKLDLNQYQEKFHDEEKKYQKLWQSYFTKTNIKERKNTKLHIQHVPKRYWKYLTEKW